ATTCACCAGTTTCTGTTCGTCCATCGCCTGACTGATGTGGGCCTCCTGCTCGCGCTTGACATATAACTCATAGGTGCCACGCCGGTTTTTCACTTCCTCCTCGAGCCGGTCATACGCGATGCCCTTCTGTTGCAGATTGATCATCTGTCGACCCGTGCGGCTGACATTCTCTTCCAGCATCGCCTGCCGCGCGCGCATCTCCCGCAGCGAACCTTCGAGGTCAAACAGGGTTTTCAAGCGATCCTCGCGCAGGGGGTTGGTATGAAACACCTGGTGGCTCACGATCGTCGGACGATCGCGCAATTCCGTATCAAGTTGCGACTTCAATTCGGCGATCTCTGCTGCATTGTCTTGAACGTGTCGGTCCTTGTCCATGTACTTACGAAGAAGCGCAACGCGGTCGACTTGCCGTGCCACCATTTGCTGCGTCAACTGCGTGATCGTCGGGCTTACTTCGATCGCTTGCTCGCGTTTGACCACCTCCGGCTGACTCGCGATCTGGTCACGGATCGCCCGGATGCGTTCCTCCGTACCGGCAATCCCGGCCGTCACGTCGCGCACTGCGCTGGCGACTTCGCCGACCGTCCGGACCGCCGCCTGGATCTCATCCTTGGGCGACACGATGCCTTCCCGTTCCGAAAAGGCACCCAGAGCGTCTTCTGACTTACGCAGGCGTTGCTCGAGCCCGCGGCGCTGATCGTCATAAAACTGGGATAGTCCCTTATTGCCATGCACCACGGCGTGGTAGGCGAGATACTCGTCCACCACTCGGTTGACGACACGCGCGGCGTTCGAAGGCTCGGAAGACTTGTAGTCGATTTGAATGACGTTCGAGCCCTTGACGGGCGTAATGCTGAGATCCTGCGCCATAGACAGCACTTGCGTCCCAAACGTGCTCCCGATCAGCGTAACGTGCGGAGGGGCACTGCCATCACCCGACACCGCCAGTGTTCGCACCACGTGTTCCAGAAGGTCTCGGCTACCAATCACCTGCACTTCGGAATTGACCAAGGATTCGTTGAGCTGAATGGTTTCTAGTTTGGTCAAGTCGGTCGGTTGTAAGGTGGGATCTGACCGTTGCGTGGAGATCATCACCTTTGCACTCGCCACGTAGCTGGGTTTTCGCAAGAGGGTACCGGTCAGCCCGGGTAGGGCAACCGCCAGGAACAGGGCTCCAATCCACCGCTTGCGCTTGAAGATGACATGCAGGATTTCATGCAGTTGCTCGCTTCCACTGCTGGTCCAAGCGGGCGCCCCACCGTACGAGTGCTTCCCGTTCCCATTGCCGTTCCCCTTGCCGTTGCCGTTGCGATGACCGTTCGGTCGCTCGCGCTGTGGAGGTTCGTAAGCCATGGCTCTCCCAACTCAGTTCAAAAGGAGGCACCGACTCGAGGCGTCGTCGGCAGGATCTCATGGATATAGAGCTTAACGAACGCGTCGATGTCGCCGATAAATGTCCGTGGTACAAAAACCACATCGCCGGCCGCCAAATGCATCCCTTCCTGAGATCCATCCGAAAGCGATTTTGTAAAATCCAACCGTCTCCCCTGGTAATCACTCGGCGCCGCGGCAAGGAGCAGGACGCTGTCGACACGCGCGGTATCGGTGAATCCCCCGCGGTCCATAATCGCTTGGATGGGGCTCATCCCTGGATAGTACGTGACGAACCCCGGAAGACGGACCTCACCGCCAACGTACACCTTGCGCTCAGCCTGTTGTGCAACCATCACCGAGATTTCGGGATCACGCAAGCGATCACTCGTGCGTTCCTTGATGACTTGTTCCAACTCTGTCGGACGCAAACCTGCGGCTCGGACATCGCCAGCAAGCTGTAAAGTGACGTTGCCATCGGGTCGAATGGGCACCTTGATGTCGAGATCCGGATGGTACAGATACTTCACACGGATCTGGTCTCCGGGCTGCAGACGGTACTCTTCGCCGACGTTGCCCCCCATAGACTCCTGCAACGCTTCGAGCGGGGGAAGCGGTGCCGGCCGGCCCACAGTACGCCCGCATGCCCAAACGGACACCGACAAAAGCAACCCTACGCCGATTCTATGCGTCACGTAGCGCATTATTTCTACTCATCCCTATCATCAGGCCAGCCGCTGACCGCGGCGTTTATACGAACTCTGACGAAGGCTATCAATCCCCGCAAAGCGTCGGCTCCCGAGCGTGCGGGCCTGCAGCCGGGGAGACCCGACTCCGGCCACCGCTGCATAGATCCGCTCAATCTCGGCTACCGCTCGCTTCCAGCTGTACAACCTACCCGCTGCGACCCTGGCGTTTTCTCCCAACCGTTGCCGCAAGGCAGCATCTTCGAACAAACGTCGCAAGGCCGACGCCAAGTCCTCCGGGTCCCCGTTGCGAAAGATCAAACCTGTCTCGCCGCTGACAATACCCTTCGCCGACCCTTCGGCGGCAACCAGCGACCTGCCGGCTGCCATATAGTTGATGAGTTTGATCGGAAACCCTGACCAGGAGCTTCGCGGGCAGACCAGCACATCAGCGCGAGCCATCAATCGACGCACCACCGAGAAGGCCGACGCCACAATCACGCGGGCATGTCCCTCGCGGAGAAGCCTCGCCAGCCGATCATCGGCACGCTTGGCCCACTGGACCTCGTGCGTTACCACCACGAGCAGCGCAGGCGCAGCCGACTTGTGGAACCTGCCGAACGCATCGAACAGGATGCGGAGATCCTGGTAACCGTCCAGGTTCCCCGTGTACATCACGACGAACCGGCCAGCGAAGGGGTCCGACGCCGGCGTTTCCGCAATCACGGCGGGCGAACTGCCAGGCGGGATAACCGCCACCCGATCTCCCGCCACACCACGAGCCCGAAGAAATTGTTCCAGCTCCGGCGTCAGCGCGATGCTGAAATCCGCCCGCCGGGGCACCTGCCGGTCGAGGACCGCGCCGAGCTTACTGGCCACGAGTCGACGCCAACCGGGCCGGAAGTAGTGGCCCAGCTCGTCGCTCAATGCGTTGTGGGAATGATACACGACCGGCACACCGGTCAGTCGGCGCACCAGATATCCCACCAGAGGCCCCTCGTAGTTGTGTGCGTGGATCACCTCGATCCGTTCGCGGCGCACCACCTTGTACAAGGTCATGACCAAGGCCACGTCGAACAGCAGCTTGCGCCAACCCAGTCCACCTCGGGACGGCACCCGCCGCGAAAAGCGCACCCGGTGAACGAAGAGGCCATGGATCGGGGTCAGGCTCTCCGCAAATGGATACGTGACCAGGTGCACGTGGTGTCCTCGATTGGCCAGGGCTTGCGCCAGCTCACGAATGAGCACCTGCGACCCTCTCGCGGACGGAAAGGGGCACGCCGCCACCATGGCAATGCGTCTGACGGAGTCCCCGGTCGCACGGTTCAGTGTCATTGCAGATACCCCAACGCACTCAACCTAGCTGCAATCTCGCGCTCTTCGGCATGGGTATAGGGCTGTTCATCGCACGGCGGCGCCGCCGACTGGCGGGCGTGCGGGCCGTCGGGCGCCACGGCATCGATGGCGACGCCATCGAAGTCGGCGGACACATCGACACCACACAGCCGCAGGATTGTCGGTGTCATGTCGACCATCTGCACATGCGTGAGCCGGCGCCGCACCCTGGTATCCGTGTTGCTCACGAGAAACACGCCGTCGGCGCGATGACTGCCGCTCATGCCCGAGAGTTTGCCGCCGCCGGATTCGCCGGTATCGAATACGCGTACGCTGTGCCGGTCTAGCGCCGTGGCGCTCGGCAGGCATGCGTAGGAGTACCCCTGATCGAGCTGGAACTCGAGGATGACGTCAGGCGCGTACTCGAGCCAGGGGCCGTGGTACAGCTCTTCCCGGCGCCAGGCCCGGCGCACAATCGACCCACCGTGTTCCGGATCCCTGAGTGCCTGCGCGGCGGCACAGACCTCTTCACGCACGCGGTGGTAGTCCGCCGGCGCAACGGTCCCCTGCGGCTCCCGACCCTTCACGTTGAGCCACACGCTGGGAAAGTAATTCAGTTCTTCCGAGAAGGCCCGCGTCCCCGCCCAGTCGATTCCAGCGAAGCGAGCCCGAGACTCCAACCAGCTGGCCCACCGGCCTCCACGCAATCGAAACATCCTTGCCTGCATCGCCGCGGGCAGAGCGCGCAGGGCCAGTTGCTTGAGACCACGACTGCGCTGTGACTTTGACGGCTTGTGGTTCATCCGCAGCAGGCCTTGCTCTCCCAACCAACGATTCAGGTAGACCGCTTTTTTCCCAGCTCCACCGAAGCCGTGGTCTGAAGCCACAAGCACTGTCGCAGTCGGTGCCGCGCCGGTCAAAGTTCCGATCGCGGCGTCGAGTGCTTCATACACGCGTCGTATTGCGGTGCTGAATTCCTGCGCCGCTTCTGGCTCAAACAACGGAGAATCCGCGTCGTGAAACTTCCAGAAGTGGTGCGCCACCGTGTCCGACTCCCCGAACAGCAGAACAAAACAATCCCATTCTTCCCGCGCCAGCAATGCCTGAGCCAGTCGCGTCTTCGTTTCGATGCCGCGCAGCAATCGTTCGAGCGCCGTATGGTACCAGCGCCGGTTCACACGAAACTCCTGGAAGTCCGCAAACGGGAACCCTCCCAATTCCATAACCAACGGCACCAGCGTCTGCGGCCTGACAAAGGAGGCATCCGCGCGGGTGGTCACCGGTGTGTCAAAGCCGCTGATCATGCACCCGTTCAGGTCCTCAGGAGGATAGGTACCAGGCACGCCGAGCACGCATACCCGCCGTCCGGCATCACTCAGTAGCCTCCAAACCGTTGGCGCCTTGCGAAAGCTCGCGTTAACAAACTGCACGGCATAGGTGCCTAGCTGCCGCCGTGTAAAATCGAAGATGCCGTGCTTACCCGGGTTGACACCGGTCATGAATGTCGACCAACTCGGAAGCGTTGCCGGCGGCATCGTCGACGCCAACGGACCCCACAAGCCGTGACGGCGCAGCCGCCCAAGGTGAGGAAGCCGACCCTGTTCGATCCACGGATCCAAGAGATCCCAGGTGGCGCCGTCAAGACCGATGATCAGCAGCATCGTGAAGACTCGATAGACCACTCAGCGAGCGGCGGCCGCTAATTCGGGCACGCTCTTGCGCCAGCGACTGCAGCATCTCTTGCGTTCGTGCCGGCTCGGTGCCCGTCAGGTCGTGGTGCTCCTGCGGGTCCTCCGCAACGTTATACAGCTCGACAGGTCGAAGACCGCGTGGGTTTTCGGGATTGGCAGTAATGATTTTCCACGGGCCTAGCTGAAGGGCTGTCAGTACGTTGCCTTCCAGATCCTCCTCTGCAAATAGCGGCTCCGGCGTGACCGCCATCGGACCGAACAGGCCGCGTCCGGTGAAGTCCGGCGGGGAAGCGAGGCCCGCGGCCGCCAGTAAGGTGGGAGCGATATCGAGTGTGCGGGCTGCCCGTGACTCGACTTGGCCGGCACGCTCCTCATGCGCCCGCTTGACGATAAGGGGCACGCGCAGCTGTTCCGCGTAAAGTGTCGTTCCATGCCACCATCCGCCGTGATCCTGAAACTCCTCGCCATGATCAGCCGTCAGGGCGATGATGCTGTTGTCGTACAGATCTCGTGACTTCAGGAGTGCGAACAGCGTACCGAGGTGCTGGTCGAGGTACCCGACGTCTTCGCTGTAGAGCGCGCGCAGCTCGTTCTTCCGACTCGCTGGCGGGTCCGGGTTTACAACCCGGGCGACGCCACGCCCGTCATACGGTATTTCGAAATACGGATCGTGCGGGTCCATATAATGGACCAGCAGGAAAAAGGGGCTCGGTGGACGCCGCCGCAGCCAGTTAGACACGGCGTCGGTGACCACAGCCGCATCCTGGTAGTAATTGTAGAAATAGATCCGATCTCCAAAGAGTCGCTCGCGCACAACCCGCAGGCCCTTGTAAATTGCAAGCCGCGTCGCCGAATCCGTGGCCCAGAAGTAGAACGCAGGCGTCAGATACGTGTACTCGTCGAAGCCCTGTTGGAAGTTGAATATCGGGGCCACATTGATGTTGCTGACAAACCCAGCTGTCCAGTAACCTTGGGCACGCAAGGCCTCGGCTACCGTCGTCACCCGGTCCGGCAACGCGTCCATCTTATGCATTAGACCATGCACCGACGGATGAAGCGACGTCAGAATCGTGGCAATCGAAGGTCGTGTCCAAGTCGACTGCGCGTACGTGTTCTCAAAGCGCACTGCTTCACTGGCGAAACGGTCCAGGGCCGGGGTGGCCCCGGGGCCAGCACCATACGATCCGACCGCATCGGCGCGCAATGTATCGGCGATGATGAGGATGATGTTTGGAGCGCTGCTCGTCACGCCCCGACCGGCCCAGCCTGTTGCTGTCTCCGGGGCGTGGGGGGAAGCCAGCGCCGCGACAGCCACACTGCCCCCCAGACAGAATATCAACCCGATTGCAGCTATGAGTAGGCCGCCCCGATCCCGTTGCACTCGACGCCCTGCGCGCATCACGGCCAAAGCCAAGCCGCCAACCGAGACGAACAGCGCCAAATGGACAGCCAGTCCCGCGAAGGAGAACGTCACGAGGTCCTCGTGAAAAACCCGTTGAATGACTTGGTAGCGAGCGACGGCACCACCCAGCGCAAAGAGCGCCACCGCGCCGCACAACCCAAAGGCATTGTGGCGTGTGCGCTCCAGAGCGACGACCGCCGCAATACTGGTGCAGCCTATGGCCAGCAACATCCCCAATGCGCCGTAGCTGACCACCGCGTAGGGAAACAACCAGTATTCTTCGGCTGGCCCGGCAGTCGCCGTGAGCAATCCGGCTTCCGCCAGCCCTACCACGGCACCGGCCCAAGCCCCGCCGAGTATGCCAGCAAGGAGTGTTCTCATGATATGATACGTTTCGACTCAACCAGCGTAAACGGGTGTCGCGAGTCAGGGATATAGCTCCGCCCTTCCGTGACCTCGCTCATCCCGTCACATAATCTCCAGCCTGCCAAAAAGCTGCAGGCGCATCTTCGCCCCGAACGCGCAGCGCTACGCCGATGCGCGTTCAATAATGTGCAGCGGCACCTCGACCCGCGTCTGGCGCCGTAGCAATTCCATCAACACCCGCACGCGGCCCCGGCCGCAGCCAGGGTTCTCAATGATTCCGATCAACCCTTCAAACGGACCGTGCTTGATACGCACCACGTCGCCCTGCTTAAAAACCGGTGCGGCGTAGAGGATGCCTTCCCGCCCAATCCGCGCGTGCAAGAACTCAATCACCTTATCATCCAACGCGCAGGGCAAGGCCCCGAACCCGATGAACCGGCGCACCCCGGGGGTCCACGCCACGTCAAAATACTGCTCATAGAGATCAATGCGCACAAAGAGATATCCCGGAAACAACGGGGCGACGGCCGACTTGAGCCCCAACCGCAGGGATTCCACTATCCGGGGCAGAAAGGTATCCACGCCGCGCCGCACGAGTTGGTCTTGCGCGAACTGTTCGCGGCGCGCCTTCGTGCTGATCACAAACCACTGTGGATTCACTGGCACGACCTCACCTGCCTCGCTCAATCCCCAAGCTGCGCAATCCGCGTATCGTCGCGAAACAGCTTCTGCACCTGTCTCCCGACCCCGGCGATCTCTTCGCGATCCGTGTAGCCGGAAAGCACGACCCGGAACACCGGCTTCTCAAATCCCATGCTCCCCCCTGAGACATGCGCCTCAAAGCCACGGCTGTGTAGCGCGTTTTGAACCGCCGCTGCCCGGAAAGCATGAGGCGTCGACAACACGAGCAGGGCGTAATGGCCGGATCCGTCGCGGAAGATCGGAAAACCGTCTCCCAGTTCCGGCAAGTGGATCGTCTGACCGACGGTAATCAGGTTGATGTCCCTCAGCTCAGGGTTTGCGAGCTTCAGCAGGTCCAAGACCGTGTAGCTCGCCTGCCCATACTTGCGACGCGCGATACCCGACACCGAGTCGCCGCTGCGCACAACCACATGTGTCAGCGGCATGCCCTCCAAGCGTGGCTGGCGGCCGACGTCCACCACGCCACCCGAACCGGCAGGATCTTCCCGTTCGGCCTCCTTCATTTCCATGGGCACGGATTCGCGCTGCGTCCGGTTGAGCGCAGTCGCCTCTCCCTTCGGCAGCGGCTCGCTCAGTTTCCCAGTCGAGTGCGCCTGCTCATCCTTTGGCGGATTCAGCGCCACTGGCACCGCTTCCGGCGCCGATACTGGCCGTTCTGACGCGACGTTTGGATGCTCCACCTGCGGACCACCGAGTACAACTTCCTGACTTGCCCGCGCGCCATGAACGCTCGCCTCTCCATCGCTCTTCTGCGCGGCATCGGAACCGGGAACAGGCGGAACAATCGGGGCACTCCTGCCCTCGCTGGCGCGATCGTCTGGGGTACCCACATCGCCCGCCGTCACCGGTTCTTGAGCGGCGATCGCCTTGGCGGGCGGCGGCGGCGAAACTCGATTGGCCCGGTCATCGGAAACGGGGGCGGTGTTACCGAAGCTCTCGGCTGGTCGGGCCGCGGGGGCTTCGACCCCCGTACCCTCGGGCTGCGAGCCCGGCCGGATGACCTCCAGTCTCGGCCGCACAAGCTCCGTCGATACATTCTCTTCTGCTGGCCTGAGCAGCATGGTTCGGCCAACCGAAAGTAAGCCGACGGCAACCGCTACGATGAGGACACTTATGACGGCCAAGCGAGGCCGCCAGCGGCTTTGTGAGGCGGCGGACGCCACAGGCGACACTGACGGCGCCGAGGAAGTGTGAACCGGACGCTGCTCCTCCGCCAATGGCTCGTTGGACAGCAGATCAGCAGCCGCTTCGGTGATGATCTCCGCCCCAATCCGCTTCTTGCCAAGCGCATAGCCGATCACCAACGCATTGTCGCAAGCGACGTTGACCAAACGAGGAATGCCGCGCGAGAAATGGTAAATCTGCTCCTCGGCTTCATGCGAGAACAGCTTGAGGTCCGGACAGCCAGCTGCCTGCAAGCGATACTGGAGGTATTCCGTTATCTCATCCCTCGACAGCGGCAGCAGCCTGCTATTGATTCCGATCCGCTGTCGGAGTTGCCGAAGAACCGGGTTACTCAGCTTCTGCCCGAGTTCCGGCTGTCCGGAGAGGACAATCTGCAATATCTTCTCCTTCGCGGTCTCGAGATTCGACAGCAAGCGGAGGTCCTCCAGCACCGAAAACTCCAGGTCTTGCGCCTCATCAATCAGCAGCGCCACGTTGACCCCAGCCCGCAATTCATCGAGGAGGAAGGCGTTGAGTCGCTGCAGCATGTAGAGTTTTTTCCCGTTGTGAACAGGGAGGTCGAATTCGGCGAAGATGTACTCGAGGATTTCCTCGAAAGTCACATTGGTATTGAAGATGAAGACCGACTTGGTCTTCGCGTCGAGATCCTCGAGCAGTTTGTTCAACAGAGTCGTCTTGCCCGTTCCGGCTTCGCCGATCAGGGTGATGAAGCCCTTGCGTTGCGTGATCCCGTAATTGAGCGACGCCAGCGCCTCGCGGTATCTGGCGTTGAGGTACAGAAACTTCGGATCGGGCGTAACGTTGAAGGGGCGTTCGGTCAACTGATAGAAGTCACAGTACATTGGACGCCTCATCCTCTAAGGGCAACCACCGTGCCACGCACGGGTCGACCCCCAGGCCCACCCAATGTCGTCCCCCCACTTGCATCAGCGCCAGATCAGACGATGAGAAGCGCCGCAAACTCGCAGCAGCGCCAGTCGGATTCCAAACGGACCTCATCATTCGTTCCCGGACGATATGCGCGGGCCGCCGCGGCGAAGCTCGCTGGGGCGCAATCCGTGGAGGTGGATCTTGCGGTGCAAAGTGGCCTGGTCGATCACGGCATGTCGCGCCGCCGGAGCAATGCTGCCGTGGTATTGCTTCAAGACCCGGGCGAGGTACAGTTGCTCCGCCTTCTTGAGAAACTGCCGCAGCGACAACTGGTAATCAGCAAGCTCCGCGGCACCGGAGACTTTCTGTTCCTGACCAGGCACGTCGACCTCGCGTATCGTATCGCCCTTTGCACGAAGGACGGCGCGTTCCATTACGTTGAGCAGCTCACGTATGTTGCCGGGCCAGCCGTACCCCATAAGCAACGCCAGGGATCGCTCCGAAACGCGGTTGATACCCTTTTCACGTGCCATGGCGTTGCTGCGAAGGAAGTCCGCGACAAGCAGGGGCACGTCGGCAGCGCGCTGCCGCAAGGGTGGCAGTTTAACCGGAACGACGTTGATCCGGTAGTAAAAATCCTCTCGCATGTGCCCCGCCGCCACCGCTTCACTGAGGTCTCTGTTCGTCGCTACGACCACGCGCATGTCAACGCTCACCCGGCGGTTGCTGCCCAGTCGCTCGATGGCCCGCTCTTCAAGAACCCGCAACAACTTCGCTTGCATCGTCAAGGGGATGCTCTCGACCTCATCCAGGAAAAGCGTGCCCCCATTCGACAATTCGATCTTGCCGACGTGGTCCTGCATCGCCCCGGTAAAGGCGCCGCGTTCGTAGCCGAAAAGCTCGCTTTCCAGCAGTGATTCAGGGACGGCGGCGCAATTGATGGCGACGAACCGTCCCGCCTTGCGCTTCCCCTGGAAATGTATCGCCCGCGCCACCAATTCCTTGCCGGTCCCGGATTCGCCCGAAATCACGACCGTCACATCGCTATGCGCCAGCGTCTCGATCGTGGAAAACACCTCCATCATCACCGGATCGCGGCTGACCATGTTCGCAAAGGTGTAACGATCCGACAGCTGCTTACGTAGATACTCGATTTCATCCAGCAGCCGCCGTCGTTCGAGAACTTTCTGCGTGGCGAGCAGGATGTCGTCGGGCTCAAACGGCTTGGTGATATAGTCGCAGGCACCGCAGCGCATGGCCTCGACTGCCCCCTTGATGGTACCGTAACCGGTAATCATGATGACATCGACCGACGGCCAGCGCTCGCGAATCTCGCTGATCAGCGTGATACCATCGCTTCCAGGCATTTTCATATCGACCATCGCCAGGGTGAAATCCGAGGCGCTGAGCTTCTCTAGAGCTTCCTGCACGTTCGCTGCCGACTCGACGGCGTACGCATGAGTCACGTACAGCCCTTCGAGCTGCCGCCGGATTAGTGGATCGTCGTCCACAACGAGGATGCGCACCGGGCCCGCAGCCAATGGCGTTAGAATTGGAGCGGTAGCGCTATCTCCCACGACGTTTCCCCCGAGGTTTGTGGATGTTGTTGCAAGGTCCCACCGTGCGTCTCAAGGATCTTTTGTGCCACCGCCCACTGCATCTCCGCCTGCGACAGACGTCTTGAATCGAATGGCGCCCGCACACCCACCACGCGAAGGACCAAGGAGCGGCCCGATCTTCCCTTGGAAGCCGTGAGTTGGATGCGCTCGTTAGGCTCCGGGTTCTCCCCAGCCAGTTGTTTTGCCAACAGACCAAAGGCCCTTGCCACCTGTCCAGCGTCGACCAACAACTCCCCGTCGAGCCCCTTTCCCTCAATTTCCACGGCGCAGTCAGCCATGGCGCCAATTTGCCGCGCCAGGCTTTCAGCGACGTCGGCGCTAGCGACACGTTGCAGCGTCAAGGAGAGCGGCGAGAAGTAGTCCATCACCAATTGCAGGAAATCTTCCAGTTGACCGATGCTGCTTCCAAGGTGATCGGCTCCCGTCGCATCACTGCGGCGCAGCAGTTCGATAAGGTGGTAAATTCGCTGGAACAAATTCCCAAAAGTATGGCCGGCGTGCTCCACCACGGCAGGGTGGACGGAAATGAGGCACTCCTCGGCCCGCCCGCCATCGCGCTTCTTCTGATCGAGGGCGACGGTCCCTCGTAACGCACCGCCCACGTCGCTACCCCGCAACGCCTTGTATACCGAGCACAAAACCTCTCACGAGCCACCTATCGCTGGCACCATTACCCATTCCTCGCCACTAGCCTTTCGCTTGTACGCAGCAGTTGCTACTGACCTATTTCATGACGGTTACCACGCCCTGTTAAACTTTTTCAAGCGAATTCTGCGGCTTTCGAGCTCAAGGTCGCGGCCGCAGTGTGTACCAAATTCAGCAGATGCCAACTTCAGCATTGACTTCTCGACAGAAAAATGAGCAGGTTCAAAAGTCTGTTCTAGCCAGTCGCCGCTTTGGGGGCGAGGGGAGGGGAAGGAGGCTGCTGATTGGAGCGCCCGTGCCTGTGGGTAATCAATAATTCTCCGTCCATTCAGGAGACGATTTCGATCGTACTCGGGGAGGACTACCGCGTACGCGCCCTCAGCTGTGAAGAGTATGTGCGCGACCCGTCCAAGGTTCGAGAAGCGGACCTATTGGTGCTGGAAGCGGATGCCCTCCCGCAGAAGTCAGTCACGCTCCTCCCGCCCGACACCCCCGTACTCTGGCTACTCGGTCCCGGCAGTTCCCTGTCTACGTTTCCCGACCGAGCGGCGGCCCTGCCCTATCCTTTCCGGCCTGACGATTTGCGCGCCCGGACGCAGGCGTTGCTGGCACACCGGGCGCAGGTCCCCTCGACGTCGGGGGCTCGATCCAACATCGAGTACCCTGTACTGCCAAAGGAAGCCCTGCTGCTCGCTCATCGAGCAGCAGGGACAAGCTTCCCAGTCTTGATTTGCGGGGAGCCTGGGACGGGGAAGGCACGACTAGCTCGCGCCATCCACTCGCTCGGGCGCAGCGGCCAGTTTCTGATGCTGTCCGCCAGCAGCTGCACTGCCGCAGCGCTCCAGCAAGTCGGCAGCGTCACCCCTGGAAACCTGACGGTGTTCATCGACGAAATCAGCAGCGTGACTGCAGAAGGAACACAGCTCCTGTTCGAGTTGATTGACTGTGGCGGCTTATCCTCAAACGCTGGCTGGCATGCCGTGCGTCTGATCTGCGCAACGGCGCAGAGCTTCGAAGGTCTCGCGCGA
This window of the Candidatus Binatia bacterium genome carries:
- a CDS encoding Wzz/FepE/Etk N-terminal domain-containing protein; the protein is MAYEPPQRERPNGHRNGNGKGNGNGNGKHSYGGAPAWTSSGSEQLHEILHVIFKRKRWIGALFLAVALPGLTGTLLRKPSYVASAKVMISTQRSDPTLQPTDLTKLETIQLNESLVNSEVQVIGSRDLLEHVVRTLAVSGDGSAPPHVTLIGSTFGTQVLSMAQDLSITPVKGSNVIQIDYKSSEPSNAARVVNRVVDEYLAYHAVVHGNKGLSQFYDDQRRGLEQRLRKSEDALGAFSEREGIVSPKDEIQAAVRTVGEVASAVRDVTAGIAGTEERIRAIRDQIASQPEVVKREQAIEVSPTITQLTQQMVARQVDRVALLRKYMDKDRHVQDNAAEIAELKSQLDTELRDRPTIVSHQVFHTNPLREDRLKTLFDLEGSLREMRARQAMLEENVSRTGRQMINLQQKGIAYDRLEEEVKNRRGTYELYVKREQEAHISQAMDEQKLVNIDVVQRPALPLPRTDMRGVSLALSLIAGLVVGIVGAFGREYVNKSLHSEGDVGRYLGLPLLASIGESRKA
- a CDS encoding polysaccharide biosynthesis/export family protein encodes the protein MGGNVGEEYRLQPGDQIRVKYLYHPDLDIKVPIRPDGNVTLQLAGDVRAAGLRPTELEQVIKERTSDRLRDPEISVMVAQQAERKVYVGGEVRLPGFVTYYPGMSPIQAIMDRGGFTDTARVDSVLLLAAAPSDYQGRRLDFTKSLSDGSQEGMHLAAGDVVFVPRTFIGDIDAFVKLYIHEILPTTPRVGASF
- a CDS encoding glycosyltransferase family 4 protein; this translates as MTLNRATGDSVRRIAMVAACPFPSARGSQVLIRELAQALANRGHHVHLVTYPFAESLTPIHGLFVHRVRFSRRVPSRGGLGWRKLLFDVALVMTLYKVVRRERIEVIHAHNYEGPLVGYLVRRLTGVPVVYHSHNALSDELGHYFRPGWRRLVASKLGAVLDRQVPRRADFSIALTPELEQFLRARGVAGDRVAVIPPGSSPAVIAETPASDPFAGRFVVMYTGNLDGYQDLRILFDAFGRFHKSAAPALLVVVTHEVQWAKRADDRLARLLREGHARVIVASAFSVVRRLMARADVLVCPRSSWSGFPIKLINYMAAGRSLVAAEGSAKGIVSGETGLIFRNGDPEDLASALRRLFEDAALRQRLGENARVAAGRLYSWKRAVAEIERIYAAVAGVGSPRLQARTLGSRRFAGIDSLRQSSYKRRGQRLA
- a CDS encoding alkaline phosphatase family protein codes for the protein MLLIIGLDGATWDLLDPWIEQGRLPHLGRLRRHGLWGPLASTMPPATLPSWSTFMTGVNPGKHGIFDFTRRQLGTYAVQFVNASFRKAPTVWRLLSDAGRRVCVLGVPGTYPPEDLNGCMISGFDTPVTTRADASFVRPQTLVPLVMELGGFPFADFQEFRVNRRWYHTALERLLRGIETKTRLAQALLAREEWDCFVLLFGESDTVAHHFWKFHDADSPLFEPEAAQEFSTAIRRVYEALDAAIGTLTGAAPTATVLVASDHGFGGAGKKAVYLNRWLGEQGLLRMNHKPSKSQRSRGLKQLALRALPAAMQARMFRLRGGRWASWLESRARFAGIDWAGTRAFSEELNYFPSVWLNVKGREPQGTVAPADYHRVREEVCAAAQALRDPEHGGSIVRRAWRREELYHGPWLEYAPDVILEFQLDQGYSYACLPSATALDRHSVRVFDTGESGGGKLSGMSGSHRADGVFLVSNTDTRVRRRLTHVQMVDMTPTILRLCGVDVSADFDGVAIDAVAPDGPHARQSAAPPCDEQPYTHAEEREIAARLSALGYLQ
- a CDS encoding sulfatase, translating into MRTLLAGILGGAWAGAVVGLAEAGLLTATAGPAEEYWLFPYAVVSYGALGMLLAIGCTSIAAVVALERTRHNAFGLCGAVALFALGGAVARYQVIQRVFHEDLVTFSFAGLAVHLALFVSVGGLALAVMRAGRRVQRDRGGLLIAAIGLIFCLGGSVAVAALASPHAPETATGWAGRGVTSSAPNIILIIADTLRADAVGSYGAGPGATPALDRFASEAVRFENTYAQSTWTRPSIATILTSLHPSVHGLMHKMDALPDRVTTVAEALRAQGYWTAGFVSNINVAPIFNFQQGFDEYTYLTPAFYFWATDSATRLAIYKGLRVVRERLFGDRIYFYNYYQDAAVVTDAVSNWLRRRPPSPFFLLVHYMDPHDPYFEIPYDGRGVARVVNPDPPASRKNELRALYSEDVGYLDQHLGTLFALLKSRDLYDNSIIALTADHGEEFQDHGGWWHGTTLYAEQLRVPLIVKRAHEERAGQVESRAARTLDIAPTLLAAAGLASPPDFTGRGLFGPMAVTPEPLFAEEDLEGNVLTALQLGPWKIITANPENPRGLRPVELYNVAEDPQEHHDLTGTEPARTQEMLQSLAQERARISGRRSLSGLSSLHDAADHRS
- a CDS encoding transcription termination/antitermination NusG family protein codes for the protein MPVNPQWFVISTKARREQFAQDQLVRRGVDTFLPRIVESLRLGLKSAVAPLFPGYLFVRIDLYEQYFDVAWTPGVRRFIGFGALPCALDDKVIEFLHARIGREGILYAAPVFKQGDVVRIKHGPFEGLIGIIENPGCGRGRVRVLMELLRRQTRVEVPLHIIERASA